The Neobacillus sp. PS3-34 genome has a window encoding:
- a CDS encoding SP_1767 family glycosyltransferase, with the protein MKNLALKVYYKLMNVKDSFTVLNNKLVKFIIKPPLVRKTDETLDKIINDKCSVSRYGDADFGIMCKRSLIYQTFDNNLRLRLKEIIKSDNENHIVCIPDVFGNLGRFTDNSRLYWINYLSLNRHKIYRMLDMKKQYYDAMVTRLYIDYKDKSNAGERFLLFKKLWTNRDIVIVEGEQSRLGIGNNLFDTARSIRRILCPSTNAFAKYNEILAEVKKYDKSSLILIALGPTATVLAFDLSNIGYQAIDIGNIDIEYEWFLQKAVEKLPIKNKYIGEIPNGTEVEGIVDMRYDNEIIGRIV; encoded by the coding sequence ATGAAAAACCTAGCATTAAAAGTTTATTATAAACTTATGAATGTAAAAGACAGTTTCACAGTTCTAAATAATAAACTAGTTAAATTTATTATTAAACCTCCTTTAGTAAGGAAAACAGATGAAACATTAGATAAAATTATTAATGATAAATGCTCCGTCAGTAGGTATGGTGATGCAGATTTTGGAATTATGTGTAAGAGGTCATTAATATATCAAACTTTTGATAATAATCTAAGATTACGACTAAAAGAAATAATAAAATCGGATAATGAAAATCATATAGTATGCATACCTGATGTTTTTGGAAATTTGGGCAGATTCACAGATAATTCTAGATTGTATTGGATAAATTACCTAAGTTTGAATAGACATAAAATCTATCGAATGCTTGATATGAAAAAACAGTATTATGATGCGATGGTAACCAGACTTTATATTGACTACAAGGATAAGAGTAATGCGGGAGAAAGATTTTTACTATTTAAAAAATTATGGACTAACAGAGATATTGTAATAGTAGAAGGGGAACAAAGTAGATTAGGTATAGGCAATAATTTATTTGATACAGCTAGGTCAATAAGAAGAATATTATGCCCATCAACCAATGCATTTGCAAAATATAATGAAATATTAGCTGAAGTAAAAAAATATGATAAATCAAGTTTAATTTTGATTGCACTTGGACCAACCGCTACTGTATTAGCTTTTGACTTATCCAATATCGGGTATCAAGCTATTGATATAGGAAATATTGACATTGAATATGAATGGTTTTTGCAAAAGGCAGTAGAAAAGTTACCTATTAAAAATAAATATATAGGGGAAATCCCTAACGGTACTGAAGTCGAGGGAATTGTGGATATGAGGTACGATAACGAAATTATTGGAAGGATTGTATAA
- a CDS encoding leucine-rich repeat domain-containing protein has product MEFYTTAEISGVATFIDRNFERCVRDKLSKPSSQWISIEELCSIKELDLSNKNISSLDGLQYFLNLEKLNLSNNNITDLRLIDKLQNIKEINVTNNPICIKSYKEFIS; this is encoded by the coding sequence ATGGAATTTTATACTACTGCTGAAATATCAGGAGTTGCCACTTTTATAGATCGAAATTTCGAAAGATGTGTTCGGGATAAACTTTCGAAACCTTCGTCTCAATGGATATCCATAGAGGAATTATGTTCTATTAAAGAATTAGATTTAAGTAATAAAAACATTTCAAGTTTAGATGGATTACAATATTTCTTGAATCTTGAAAAGCTAAATTTGAGCAACAATAATATTACAGATCTTAGATTAATAGATAAACTTCAAAATATTAAAGAAATAAATGTGACTAATAATCCCATTTGTATAAAGAGCTATAAAGAATTTATAAGTTAA
- a CDS encoding oligosaccharide flippase family protein: MRTNHSIKNIYMSIFSQVVIILLGFIARKIFLDNLGAAYLGINGLLTNVLSTLVLVEGGIAISIVYNLYKPLAEKNEEKIIALVQLYKKAYFVLAIITLIISLGIYPFLGRLMKEGGNIPYLSIIYFIFVGKSMISYLNAHKWSLINADQRGYILTKVNLVFQVAIMITRIIILVYTKSYVFYMAIELILFIIQNIINGKIVNKRYAYIKTKKRYYIDQSTRNNIVTNVKAMFLHNIGGYLVYGTDNLLISSLISVSTVGLYSNYTMITGQLTGLLNPILSGIGSSVGNLMATESSNKIYSIFKVSYLLNFWIYSLCVIFLFNILEPFISWWLGKQYLLDNLTFIFILINLYLDGSRTSIGTFKNKAGLFVQDKYMPLLEGFINLISSLVLVKQFGLAGIFIGTTISTIATVFWTQPCIVYKNVFKIPVSKYFSTYCFYSILTLLSCYISAEICNIFVPGNSLISLIEKGIICLFVPNIIYVGVFYKTEEFKYIKNILGSIISRLKIRKVVQQNAKG, translated from the coding sequence ATGAGAACAAATCACTCAATTAAGAATATATATATGAGCATCTTCTCCCAGGTTGTAATTATTTTATTAGGCTTTATTGCAAGGAAAATATTTTTAGATAATCTTGGAGCTGCTTATTTAGGCATCAATGGCTTACTAACCAATGTCTTATCTACATTAGTATTAGTTGAAGGTGGCATAGCAATAAGTATTGTATACAATTTATATAAGCCATTAGCTGAAAAAAATGAAGAAAAGATCATTGCATTAGTTCAATTATACAAAAAAGCATATTTTGTTTTGGCCATAATTACTCTCATAATTAGTTTAGGGATTTATCCTTTTCTCGGCAGGTTGATGAAAGAAGGGGGTAACATTCCATACCTATCAATAATTTACTTTATTTTTGTAGGAAAAAGTATGATTTCTTATTTAAATGCTCATAAATGGTCATTAATTAATGCAGACCAAAGAGGTTATATATTAACTAAAGTGAATCTTGTATTTCAGGTAGCTATTATGATAACTAGAATCATAATTCTCGTTTACACAAAAAGTTATGTTTTTTATATGGCAATTGAGCTAATTTTGTTTATTATACAAAATATAATTAATGGAAAAATCGTTAATAAAAGATATGCGTACATTAAAACAAAGAAGAGATACTACATAGATCAAAGTACAAGAAATAACATTGTAACAAATGTAAAAGCTATGTTTCTTCATAATATAGGTGGATACTTAGTCTATGGAACCGATAATCTTCTTATTTCCTCCTTGATTAGTGTATCAACAGTAGGCCTTTACTCTAACTATACGATGATTACTGGACAACTTACAGGATTATTAAATCCAATTCTTAGTGGTATTGGTTCAAGTGTAGGGAATTTGATGGCGACTGAAAGCAGTAATAAAATTTATTCAATTTTTAAGGTATCCTATCTATTAAATTTTTGGATATATTCTTTATGTGTCATATTTTTATTCAATATTTTAGAACCTTTTATTAGTTGGTGGCTTGGCAAGCAATACCTTCTTGACAATTTAACATTTATTTTTATTTTAATAAATTTATATCTGGATGGATCGAGAACTTCAATAGGAACATTTAAAAATAAAGCAGGGCTTTTTGTGCAAGATAAGTATATGCCTTTGCTTGAAGGATTTATAAACTTAATTTCTTCATTAGTTTTGGTAAAGCAATTTGGTTTAGCTGGAATCTTTATCGGAACAACCATCAGTACGATTGCAACAGTTTTTTGGACTCAACCATGCATAGTATATAAGAATGTTTTCAAAATTCCTGTTTCAAAATACTTCTCAACATATTGCTTTTACTCAATTCTAACATTATTGTCTTGCTATATTTCAGCTGAAATTTGTAATATTTTTGTACCTGGGAATAGTTTGATCTCCTTAATAGAAAAGGGAATTATCTGTTTGTTTGTTCCTAATATTATTTATGTAGGAGTTTTTTATAAAACAGAAGAATTTAAATATATAAAGAATATTCTAGGTAGTATTATTTCAAGGTTAAAAATAAGGAAAGTAGTGCAACAAAATGCAAAAGGTTGA
- a CDS encoding polysaccharide deacetylase family protein, whose product MLSEKLKTFKKEYYQWRYWNNIINTMQKHKRKILNNSSKLQPYINKPGIAFSFDDSFRVDHWYKYGKELFGYYEVKVTFNINAFHFFEGQREHTQNEIDMLIDLQSNGHEIAHHGFKHKNAANYSTEFGLKKWVEDEVVSLINWAKSQSHSLTKERLKQPVSFALPFSELKEENVNEVFPKYYKVIRGGLNKDNLTPFNHSGFAPSICIDSVYLSNAKYINKIMDMAKKMGCNLIFMCHSILPEDVAWKDFGWEQDTNGAGWWRITPNMIKALIEEAKKKIWNFILLLKYQELPLL is encoded by the coding sequence GTGTTATCAGAAAAATTAAAGACATTTAAAAAGGAATATTATCAATGGAGATATTGGAACAACATTATTAATACTATGCAGAAACACAAAAGGAAAATATTAAATAACTCAAGTAAACTACAACCATACATAAATAAGCCGGGAATAGCCTTTTCATTTGATGACAGTTTTAGAGTAGACCATTGGTATAAATATGGAAAAGAGTTATTTGGATATTATGAAGTTAAAGTAACATTTAATATAAATGCATTTCATTTCTTTGAAGGACAAAGAGAGCATACACAGAATGAAATAGATATGCTTATTGATTTACAATCTAACGGTCATGAAATAGCACATCATGGTTTTAAACATAAAAATGCAGCTAACTATTCCACTGAATTTGGATTAAAGAAATGGGTTGAAGATGAAGTCGTATCACTTATAAATTGGGCAAAGAGTCAATCGCATTCTTTGACGAAAGAAAGGTTAAAACAACCAGTTTCTTTTGCACTTCCATTTTCTGAATTGAAGGAAGAAAATGTAAATGAAGTTTTTCCGAAATATTACAAAGTAATTAGAGGCGGGCTGAATAAAGATAATTTAACTCCATTCAATCATAGTGGGTTTGCTCCCTCTATCTGTATAGACAGTGTCTATTTATCAAATGCAAAATATATTAACAAAATAATGGATATGGCAAAAAAAATGGGTTGCAATTTGATCTTTATGTGCCACTCTATTCTTCCTGAAGATGTTGCCTGGAAAGACTTCGGGTGGGAGCAGGATACGAATGGTGCGGGGTGGTGGAGAATTACACCAAATATGATTAAAGCATTAATAGAAGAGGCAAAAAAAAAAATATGGAATTTTATACTACTGCTGAAATATCAGGAGTTGCCACTTTTATAG